Proteins co-encoded in one Carassius gibelio isolate Cgi1373 ecotype wild population from Czech Republic chromosome A15, carGib1.2-hapl.c, whole genome shotgun sequence genomic window:
- the LOC128028687 gene encoding ferroxidase HEPHL1 isoform X3, which produces MKSVLFALMTAVIALQRAECLTRTYYIAINEENWNYAPSGRNLINNMSIDRDEHASGFLVNGATRIGSIYKKALYRQYTDETYSSETPKPAWLGFLGPIIRAEVGDVIEVHMKNNASKHYSLHPHGVFYEKNSEGALYPDGTAGGDKSDDAVAPGESYTYTWQVKPEYAPTEADARCLTWIYHSHVDAPKDIASGLIGALLTCKKETLDSKQKRSDVDEDFILMFSVVDENLSWYLEENIEKFCSDPDATNELNNNTDEEFRESNLMHSINGYVYGNLPALKVCVGRPVSWHLFGIGNEVDIHSAYFHGHTLVDRLHRTDVLSLFPATFVTATMIPKTEGKWLLSCQVNDHVQAGMQSFYEVSACGSTASVTLAPGKERPFYIAAEEMFWDYAPSGMNYMTNKPLSEPDSDSESYFSRDGGKLGGKYLKARYISYTDDTFTTKTHIVGSDVHLGILGPVIKAETGDVIIVTFFNNATRDYSIQPHGLHYDKAYEGAKYQDGTEKAGASVAPGKKFTYRWKVLEGPSSSDPPCLSYLYFSAVDPVRDTNSGLFGPIQVCRKGVLDGSGHQHADKIQHEFFLLFSVMDENESWYLKENIKRFGSNDSVAANEEFQESNKMHAVNGLMYGNLEGLELCMWEHVMWHILGLGSEVDIHGVYFEGNTFRRDGMNRDTLSVFPHTTVTVTMTPDNNGQFELSCRTGDHYEAGMRQHYNVKACSTVTPAPEHFPSTEHYYIAAEEMEWDYAPDRTWELEKHKFTMLKSPGSIFLEQSENQIGGKYKKVVFREYTDDTFNTRKPRRPEEEHLEIMGPIIRAEVGETIQVVFKNNATKPYSIHAHGVKTSKTHQDGVQPGDTMTYTWTIPKRSGPGPSDPNCITFAYYSSVSLVEDLMSGLVGPLIVCRKKTLDTKRRRKDIDKEFALLFLVFDENKSHYLDENIETYMKADPEEFEKYDGEFMESNKMHGINGKLYANLHGLNMTENDRTEWYLIGLGNEVDMHTVHFHAQSFIYKMNHSHRADVYDLFPGTFQTIELTAGSPGQWLLHCHVTDHIHAGMEAIFTVHPKG; this is translated from the exons ATGAAGTCTGTGCTGTTTGCTTTAATGACGGCCGTGATCGCGCTTCAGCGGGCCGAATGTCTCACGAGGACTTATTATATTGCCATAAATGAAGAAAACTGGAATTACGCGCCCAGCGGTCGAAACCTGATCAATAACATGAGCATTGATCGAGATGA ACATGCGTCAGGTTTTCTGGTGAATGGCGCTACCCGGATAGGGAGTATTTATAAAAAAGCTTTATACAGGCAGTACACAGATGAGACTTACTCCAGTGAGACACCTAAACCTGCCTGGCTCGGCTTCCTCGGACCAATCATACGGGCCGAGGTCGGTGACGTCATAGAGGTGCACATGAAGAACAATGCCAGCAAGCATTACTCTCTCCACCCTCATGGAGTTTTCTATGAGAAGAATTCAGAAG GAGCGTTGTATCCAGACGGCACGGCTGGTGGTGATAAGAGTGATGATGCGGTGGCTCCAGGTGAGAGCTACACATACACCTGGCAGGTCAAACCAGAGTACGCTCCTACTGAAGCAGATGCCCGCTGTCTCACCTGGATCTACCATTCACATGTAGATGCACCAAAAGACATCGCATCAGGGCTTATAGGAGCTCTGCTCACCTGCAAGAAAG aaACTCTGGACTCTAAGCAAAAGCGCTCCGATGtggatgaagatttcattttgaTGTTCAGTGTGGTGGATGAGAACTTGAGCTGGTACTTGGAGGAGAATATTGAAAAGTTCTGCTCTGATCCAGATGCAACAAACGAACTTAATAATAACACAGACGAGGAGTTTAGAGAATCCAACCTCATGCACT CAATCAATGGCTATGTTTATGGGAATTTGCCTGCACTGAAAGTGTGTGTCGGACGTCCCGTGTCCTGGCATCTCTTCGGCATTGGTAACGAGGTGGACATTCATTCGGCTTATTTCCATGGGCACACCCTCGTGGATCGCTTGCACCGCACAGATGTGCTTAGTCTGTTTCCTGCCACTTTTGTCACCGCAACAATGATCCCGAAAACTGAAGGAAAATGGTTGTTAAGCTGCCAAGTCAATGATCATGTACAAG CAGGTATGCAGAGTTTCTATGAGGTCTCGGCCTGTGGCTCCACAGCCTCTGTAACCCTTGCTCCTGGCAAAGAGAGACCTTTCTACATCGCTGCTGAGGAGATGTTTTGGGACTACGCCCCTTCAGGGATGAACTACATGACAAATAAACCACTTTCTGAACCAGACAG TGACTCTGAATCATATTTCAGTCGTGATGGTGGTAAGCTGGGTGGAAAATATCTGAAGGCCAGATACATTTCATACACTGATGACACATTTACTACCAAAACACATATTGTGGGCTCAGATGTGCATCTTGGAATTCTGG GTCCAGTCATCAAAGCCGAGACTGGGGATGTTATCATTGTGACATTCTTTAACAATGCCACACGTGACTACAGCATTCAGCCACACGGTCTGCACTATGATAAGGCCTATGAAGGAGCAAAGTATCAGGACG GTACTGAGAAAGCTGGAGCTTCTGTGGCTCCTGGTAAAAAGTTCACCTACCGTTGGAAAGTATTGGAAGGTCCCTCCAGCAGTGATCCTCCTTGTCTTTCATATCTCTACTTTTCTGCTGTTGATCCTGTTCGGGACACTAACTCTGGTTTATTTGGGCCCATACAAGTGTGCAGGAAAGGTGTTCTTGATGGAAGTGGCCATCAG CATGCTGACAAAATTCAGCATGAGTTTTTTCTGCTGTTCTCTGTGATGGATGAGAATGAAAGCTGGTATCTGAAAGAGAACATTAAAAGGTTTGGCAGCAATGATTCAGTTGCAGCTAATGAAGAGTTTCAGGAGAGCAATAAAATGCAcg CGGTGAATGGCTTAATGTATGGAAACCTGGAAGGTCTGGAGTTGTGTATGTGGGAACACGTTATGTGGCACATACTTGGCTTGGGCTCTGAAGTGGATATCCATGGGGTCTATTTCGAGGGTAACACGTTTCGACGAGATGGGATGAACCGTGACACTCTCAGTGTCTTCCCTCATACCACAGTGACTGTGACCATGACACCTGACAATAATG GCCAGTTTGAGCTGAGCTGTCGTACAGGTGATCACTACGAAGCCGGTATGCGTCAACATTACAATGTCAAGGCCTGTTCGACAGTGACTCCTGCACCAGAACATTTCCCCTCCACAGAGCACTACTATATAGCAGCAGAGGAAATGGAGTGGGATTATGCCCCAGACCGCACATGGGAATTGGAGAAACACAAATTTACAATGCTGAAAAG CCCTGGAAGTATTTTCCTTGAACAATCAGAAAATCAGATTGGTGGTAAATATAAGAAGGTGGTGTTTCGTGAATACACAGATGACACATTTAACACAAGGAAACCCAGGCGTCCAGAGGAGGAGCACTTGGAAATAATGG GACCCATCATTAGAGCTGAGGTTGGTGAGACGATTCAAGTTGTGTTTAAAAACAACGCCACAAAGCCATATTCTATTCATGCCCATGGAGTGAAGACCAGTAAAACCCATCAGGATGGTGTTCAGCCAG GTGATACGATGACATACACCTGGACCATTCCAAAACGATCAGGTCCGGGTCCCAGTGATCCAAACTGTATAACGTTTGCCTACTACTCCTCGGTCAGCTTAGTTGAG GACTTGATGAGTGGTTTGGTGGGTCCACTGATAGTGTGCCGCAAAAAAACCCTGGACACCAAAAGACGCAGAAAAGACATTGATAAAGAGTTTGCCCTCCTCTTTTTGGTGTTTGATGAAAATAAGTCCCACTACCTGGATGAAAACATAGAAACTTACATGAAGGCAGACCcagaagagtttgaaaaatatgatgGGGAATTTATGGAGAGCAACAAAATGCAtg GCATTAATGGAAAGTTGTATGCTAACCTCCATGGGTTGAATATGACAGAGAATGACAGGACTGAGTGGTACTTGATAGGACTGGGGAATGAAGTGGACATGCACACTGTGCATTTCCATGCTCAGAGCTTCATTTACaaa ATGAATCATTCTCATCGAGCTGATGTATACGACCTGTTCCCAGGAACATTTCAGACCATTGAGCTGACTGCAGGAAGTCCTGGGCAGTGGCTGCTTCACTGCCATGTGACCGACCACATCCATGCGGGCATGGAGGCCATTTTCACTGTTCATCCTAAAGGTTAG
- the LOC128028687 gene encoding ferroxidase HEPHL1 isoform X1 — MKSVLFALMTAVIALQRAECLTRTYYIAINEENWNYAPSGRNLINNMSIDRDEHASGFLVNGATRIGSIYKKALYRQYTDETYSSETPKPAWLGFLGPIIRAEVGDVIEVHMKNNASKHYSLHPHGVFYEKNSEGALYPDGTAGGDKSDDAVAPGESYTYTWQVKPEYAPTEADARCLTWIYHSHVDAPKDIASGLIGALLTCKKETLDSKQKRSDVDEDFILMFSVVDENLSWYLEENIEKFCSDPDATNELNNNTDEEFRESNLMHSINGYVYGNLPALKVCVGRPVSWHLFGIGNEVDIHSAYFHGHTLVDRLHRTDVLSLFPATFVTATMIPKTEGKWLLSCQVNDHVQAGMQSFYEVSACGSTASVTLAPGKERPFYIAAEEMFWDYAPSGMNYMTNKPLSEPDSDSESYFSRDGGKLGGKYLKARYISYTDDTFTTKTHIVGSDVHLGILGPVIKAETGDVIIVTFFNNATRDYSIQPHGLHYDKAYEGAKYQDGTEKAGASVAPGKKFTYRWKVLEGPSSSDPPCLSYLYFSAVDPVRDTNSGLFGPIQVCRKGVLDGSGHQHADKIQHEFFLLFSVMDENESWYLKENIKRFGSNDSVAANEEFQESNKMHAVNGLMYGNLEGLELCMWEHVMWHILGLGSEVDIHGVYFEGNTFRRDGMNRDTLSVFPHTTVTVTMTPDNNGQFELSCRTGDHYEAGMRQHYNVKACSTVTPAPEHFPSTEHYYIAAEEMEWDYAPDRTWELEKHKFTMLKSPGSIFLEQSENQIGGKYKKVVFREYTDDTFNTRKPRRPEEEHLEIMGPIIRAEVGETIQVVFKNNATKPYSIHAHGVKTSKTHQDGVQPGDTMTYTWTIPKRSGPGPSDPNCITFAYYSSVSLVEDLMSGLVGPLIVCRKKTLDTKRRRKDIDKEFALLFLVFDENKSHYLDENIETYMKADPEEFEKYDGEFMESNKMHGINGKLYANLHGLNMTENDRTEWYLIGLGNEVDMHTVHFHAQSFIYKMNHSHRADVYDLFPGTFQTIELTAGSPGQWLLHCHVTDHIHAGMEAIFTVHPKGSTKSPGSSRIGDNIPANGSANSPGSSETGKMSGSAFSHFRNPSTVMMCFLGFVLSYFVAH, encoded by the exons ATGAAGTCTGTGCTGTTTGCTTTAATGACGGCCGTGATCGCGCTTCAGCGGGCCGAATGTCTCACGAGGACTTATTATATTGCCATAAATGAAGAAAACTGGAATTACGCGCCCAGCGGTCGAAACCTGATCAATAACATGAGCATTGATCGAGATGA ACATGCGTCAGGTTTTCTGGTGAATGGCGCTACCCGGATAGGGAGTATTTATAAAAAAGCTTTATACAGGCAGTACACAGATGAGACTTACTCCAGTGAGACACCTAAACCTGCCTGGCTCGGCTTCCTCGGACCAATCATACGGGCCGAGGTCGGTGACGTCATAGAGGTGCACATGAAGAACAATGCCAGCAAGCATTACTCTCTCCACCCTCATGGAGTTTTCTATGAGAAGAATTCAGAAG GAGCGTTGTATCCAGACGGCACGGCTGGTGGTGATAAGAGTGATGATGCGGTGGCTCCAGGTGAGAGCTACACATACACCTGGCAGGTCAAACCAGAGTACGCTCCTACTGAAGCAGATGCCCGCTGTCTCACCTGGATCTACCATTCACATGTAGATGCACCAAAAGACATCGCATCAGGGCTTATAGGAGCTCTGCTCACCTGCAAGAAAG aaACTCTGGACTCTAAGCAAAAGCGCTCCGATGtggatgaagatttcattttgaTGTTCAGTGTGGTGGATGAGAACTTGAGCTGGTACTTGGAGGAGAATATTGAAAAGTTCTGCTCTGATCCAGATGCAACAAACGAACTTAATAATAACACAGACGAGGAGTTTAGAGAATCCAACCTCATGCACT CAATCAATGGCTATGTTTATGGGAATTTGCCTGCACTGAAAGTGTGTGTCGGACGTCCCGTGTCCTGGCATCTCTTCGGCATTGGTAACGAGGTGGACATTCATTCGGCTTATTTCCATGGGCACACCCTCGTGGATCGCTTGCACCGCACAGATGTGCTTAGTCTGTTTCCTGCCACTTTTGTCACCGCAACAATGATCCCGAAAACTGAAGGAAAATGGTTGTTAAGCTGCCAAGTCAATGATCATGTACAAG CAGGTATGCAGAGTTTCTATGAGGTCTCGGCCTGTGGCTCCACAGCCTCTGTAACCCTTGCTCCTGGCAAAGAGAGACCTTTCTACATCGCTGCTGAGGAGATGTTTTGGGACTACGCCCCTTCAGGGATGAACTACATGACAAATAAACCACTTTCTGAACCAGACAG TGACTCTGAATCATATTTCAGTCGTGATGGTGGTAAGCTGGGTGGAAAATATCTGAAGGCCAGATACATTTCATACACTGATGACACATTTACTACCAAAACACATATTGTGGGCTCAGATGTGCATCTTGGAATTCTGG GTCCAGTCATCAAAGCCGAGACTGGGGATGTTATCATTGTGACATTCTTTAACAATGCCACACGTGACTACAGCATTCAGCCACACGGTCTGCACTATGATAAGGCCTATGAAGGAGCAAAGTATCAGGACG GTACTGAGAAAGCTGGAGCTTCTGTGGCTCCTGGTAAAAAGTTCACCTACCGTTGGAAAGTATTGGAAGGTCCCTCCAGCAGTGATCCTCCTTGTCTTTCATATCTCTACTTTTCTGCTGTTGATCCTGTTCGGGACACTAACTCTGGTTTATTTGGGCCCATACAAGTGTGCAGGAAAGGTGTTCTTGATGGAAGTGGCCATCAG CATGCTGACAAAATTCAGCATGAGTTTTTTCTGCTGTTCTCTGTGATGGATGAGAATGAAAGCTGGTATCTGAAAGAGAACATTAAAAGGTTTGGCAGCAATGATTCAGTTGCAGCTAATGAAGAGTTTCAGGAGAGCAATAAAATGCAcg CGGTGAATGGCTTAATGTATGGAAACCTGGAAGGTCTGGAGTTGTGTATGTGGGAACACGTTATGTGGCACATACTTGGCTTGGGCTCTGAAGTGGATATCCATGGGGTCTATTTCGAGGGTAACACGTTTCGACGAGATGGGATGAACCGTGACACTCTCAGTGTCTTCCCTCATACCACAGTGACTGTGACCATGACACCTGACAATAATG GCCAGTTTGAGCTGAGCTGTCGTACAGGTGATCACTACGAAGCCGGTATGCGTCAACATTACAATGTCAAGGCCTGTTCGACAGTGACTCCTGCACCAGAACATTTCCCCTCCACAGAGCACTACTATATAGCAGCAGAGGAAATGGAGTGGGATTATGCCCCAGACCGCACATGGGAATTGGAGAAACACAAATTTACAATGCTGAAAAG CCCTGGAAGTATTTTCCTTGAACAATCAGAAAATCAGATTGGTGGTAAATATAAGAAGGTGGTGTTTCGTGAATACACAGATGACACATTTAACACAAGGAAACCCAGGCGTCCAGAGGAGGAGCACTTGGAAATAATGG GACCCATCATTAGAGCTGAGGTTGGTGAGACGATTCAAGTTGTGTTTAAAAACAACGCCACAAAGCCATATTCTATTCATGCCCATGGAGTGAAGACCAGTAAAACCCATCAGGATGGTGTTCAGCCAG GTGATACGATGACATACACCTGGACCATTCCAAAACGATCAGGTCCGGGTCCCAGTGATCCAAACTGTATAACGTTTGCCTACTACTCCTCGGTCAGCTTAGTTGAG GACTTGATGAGTGGTTTGGTGGGTCCACTGATAGTGTGCCGCAAAAAAACCCTGGACACCAAAAGACGCAGAAAAGACATTGATAAAGAGTTTGCCCTCCTCTTTTTGGTGTTTGATGAAAATAAGTCCCACTACCTGGATGAAAACATAGAAACTTACATGAAGGCAGACCcagaagagtttgaaaaatatgatgGGGAATTTATGGAGAGCAACAAAATGCAtg GCATTAATGGAAAGTTGTATGCTAACCTCCATGGGTTGAATATGACAGAGAATGACAGGACTGAGTGGTACTTGATAGGACTGGGGAATGAAGTGGACATGCACACTGTGCATTTCCATGCTCAGAGCTTCATTTACaaa ATGAATCATTCTCATCGAGCTGATGTATACGACCTGTTCCCAGGAACATTTCAGACCATTGAGCTGACTGCAGGAAGTCCTGGGCAGTGGCTGCTTCACTGCCATGTGACCGACCACATCCATGCGGGCATGGAGGCCATTTTCACTGTTCATCCTAAAG GGTCAACAAAGTCACCAGGATCATCAAGGATTGGTGACAATATTCCAGCCAATG GGTCAGCAAATTCACCAGGATCATCAGAGACTGGCAAAATGTCAGGCAGTG ccttcaGTCATTTTAGAAATCCATCGACTGTGATGATGTGTTTCCTTGGATTTGTCCTATCATACtttgtagcacactga
- the LOC128028687 gene encoding ferroxidase HEPHL1 isoform X2 — MKSVLFALMTAVIALQRAECLTRTYYIAINEENWNYAPSGRNLINNMSIDRDEHASGFLVNGATRIGSIYKKALYRQYTDETYSSETPKPAWLGFLGPIIRAEVGDVIEVHMKNNASKHYSLHPHGVFYEKNSEGALYPDGTAGGDKSDDAVAPGESYTYTWQVKPEYAPTEADARCLTWIYHSHVDAPKDIASGLIGALLTCKKETLDSKQKRSDVDEDFILMFSVVDENLSWYLEENIEKFCSDPDATNELNNNTDEEFRESNLMHSINGYVYGNLPALKVCVGRPVSWHLFGIGNEVDIHSAYFHGHTLVDRLHRTDVLSLFPATFVTATMIPKTEGKWLLSCQVNDHVQAGMQSFYEVSACGSTASVTLAPGKERPFYIAAEEMFWDYAPSGMNYMTNKPLSEPDSDSESYFSRDGGKLGGKYLKARYISYTDDTFTTKTHIVGSDVHLGILGPVIKAETGDVIIVTFFNNATRDYSIQPHGLHYDKAYEGAKYQDGTEKAGASVAPGKKFTYRWKVLEGPSSSDPPCLSYLYFSAVDPVRDTNSGLFGPIQVCRKGVLDGSGHQHADKIQHEFFLLFSVMDENESWYLKENIKRFGSNDSVAANEEFQESNKMHAVNGLMYGNLEGLELCMWEHVMWHILGLGSEVDIHGVYFEGNTFRRDGMNRDTLSVFPHTTVTVTMTPDNNGQFELSCRTGDHYEAGMRQHYNVKACSTVTPAPEHFPSTEHYYIAAEEMEWDYAPDRTWELEKHKFTMLKSPGSIFLEQSENQIGGKYKKVVFREYTDDTFNTRKPRRPEEEHLEIMGPIIRAEVGETIQVVFKNNATKPYSIHAHGVKTSKTHQDGVQPGDTMTYTWTIPKRSGPGPSDPNCITFAYYSSVSLVEDLMSGLVGPLIVCRKKTLDTKRRRKDIDKEFALLFLVFDENKSHYLDENIETYMKADPEEFEKYDGEFMESNKMHGINGKLYANLHGLNMTENDRTEWYLIGLGNEVDMHTVHFHAQSFIYKMNHSHRADVYDLFPGTFQTIELTAGSPGQWLLHCHVTDHIHAGMEAIFTVHPKGSTKSPGSSRIGDNIPANAFSHFRNPSTVMMCFLGFVLSYFVAH; from the exons ATGAAGTCTGTGCTGTTTGCTTTAATGACGGCCGTGATCGCGCTTCAGCGGGCCGAATGTCTCACGAGGACTTATTATATTGCCATAAATGAAGAAAACTGGAATTACGCGCCCAGCGGTCGAAACCTGATCAATAACATGAGCATTGATCGAGATGA ACATGCGTCAGGTTTTCTGGTGAATGGCGCTACCCGGATAGGGAGTATTTATAAAAAAGCTTTATACAGGCAGTACACAGATGAGACTTACTCCAGTGAGACACCTAAACCTGCCTGGCTCGGCTTCCTCGGACCAATCATACGGGCCGAGGTCGGTGACGTCATAGAGGTGCACATGAAGAACAATGCCAGCAAGCATTACTCTCTCCACCCTCATGGAGTTTTCTATGAGAAGAATTCAGAAG GAGCGTTGTATCCAGACGGCACGGCTGGTGGTGATAAGAGTGATGATGCGGTGGCTCCAGGTGAGAGCTACACATACACCTGGCAGGTCAAACCAGAGTACGCTCCTACTGAAGCAGATGCCCGCTGTCTCACCTGGATCTACCATTCACATGTAGATGCACCAAAAGACATCGCATCAGGGCTTATAGGAGCTCTGCTCACCTGCAAGAAAG aaACTCTGGACTCTAAGCAAAAGCGCTCCGATGtggatgaagatttcattttgaTGTTCAGTGTGGTGGATGAGAACTTGAGCTGGTACTTGGAGGAGAATATTGAAAAGTTCTGCTCTGATCCAGATGCAACAAACGAACTTAATAATAACACAGACGAGGAGTTTAGAGAATCCAACCTCATGCACT CAATCAATGGCTATGTTTATGGGAATTTGCCTGCACTGAAAGTGTGTGTCGGACGTCCCGTGTCCTGGCATCTCTTCGGCATTGGTAACGAGGTGGACATTCATTCGGCTTATTTCCATGGGCACACCCTCGTGGATCGCTTGCACCGCACAGATGTGCTTAGTCTGTTTCCTGCCACTTTTGTCACCGCAACAATGATCCCGAAAACTGAAGGAAAATGGTTGTTAAGCTGCCAAGTCAATGATCATGTACAAG CAGGTATGCAGAGTTTCTATGAGGTCTCGGCCTGTGGCTCCACAGCCTCTGTAACCCTTGCTCCTGGCAAAGAGAGACCTTTCTACATCGCTGCTGAGGAGATGTTTTGGGACTACGCCCCTTCAGGGATGAACTACATGACAAATAAACCACTTTCTGAACCAGACAG TGACTCTGAATCATATTTCAGTCGTGATGGTGGTAAGCTGGGTGGAAAATATCTGAAGGCCAGATACATTTCATACACTGATGACACATTTACTACCAAAACACATATTGTGGGCTCAGATGTGCATCTTGGAATTCTGG GTCCAGTCATCAAAGCCGAGACTGGGGATGTTATCATTGTGACATTCTTTAACAATGCCACACGTGACTACAGCATTCAGCCACACGGTCTGCACTATGATAAGGCCTATGAAGGAGCAAAGTATCAGGACG GTACTGAGAAAGCTGGAGCTTCTGTGGCTCCTGGTAAAAAGTTCACCTACCGTTGGAAAGTATTGGAAGGTCCCTCCAGCAGTGATCCTCCTTGTCTTTCATATCTCTACTTTTCTGCTGTTGATCCTGTTCGGGACACTAACTCTGGTTTATTTGGGCCCATACAAGTGTGCAGGAAAGGTGTTCTTGATGGAAGTGGCCATCAG CATGCTGACAAAATTCAGCATGAGTTTTTTCTGCTGTTCTCTGTGATGGATGAGAATGAAAGCTGGTATCTGAAAGAGAACATTAAAAGGTTTGGCAGCAATGATTCAGTTGCAGCTAATGAAGAGTTTCAGGAGAGCAATAAAATGCAcg CGGTGAATGGCTTAATGTATGGAAACCTGGAAGGTCTGGAGTTGTGTATGTGGGAACACGTTATGTGGCACATACTTGGCTTGGGCTCTGAAGTGGATATCCATGGGGTCTATTTCGAGGGTAACACGTTTCGACGAGATGGGATGAACCGTGACACTCTCAGTGTCTTCCCTCATACCACAGTGACTGTGACCATGACACCTGACAATAATG GCCAGTTTGAGCTGAGCTGTCGTACAGGTGATCACTACGAAGCCGGTATGCGTCAACATTACAATGTCAAGGCCTGTTCGACAGTGACTCCTGCACCAGAACATTTCCCCTCCACAGAGCACTACTATATAGCAGCAGAGGAAATGGAGTGGGATTATGCCCCAGACCGCACATGGGAATTGGAGAAACACAAATTTACAATGCTGAAAAG CCCTGGAAGTATTTTCCTTGAACAATCAGAAAATCAGATTGGTGGTAAATATAAGAAGGTGGTGTTTCGTGAATACACAGATGACACATTTAACACAAGGAAACCCAGGCGTCCAGAGGAGGAGCACTTGGAAATAATGG GACCCATCATTAGAGCTGAGGTTGGTGAGACGATTCAAGTTGTGTTTAAAAACAACGCCACAAAGCCATATTCTATTCATGCCCATGGAGTGAAGACCAGTAAAACCCATCAGGATGGTGTTCAGCCAG GTGATACGATGACATACACCTGGACCATTCCAAAACGATCAGGTCCGGGTCCCAGTGATCCAAACTGTATAACGTTTGCCTACTACTCCTCGGTCAGCTTAGTTGAG GACTTGATGAGTGGTTTGGTGGGTCCACTGATAGTGTGCCGCAAAAAAACCCTGGACACCAAAAGACGCAGAAAAGACATTGATAAAGAGTTTGCCCTCCTCTTTTTGGTGTTTGATGAAAATAAGTCCCACTACCTGGATGAAAACATAGAAACTTACATGAAGGCAGACCcagaagagtttgaaaaatatgatgGGGAATTTATGGAGAGCAACAAAATGCAtg GCATTAATGGAAAGTTGTATGCTAACCTCCATGGGTTGAATATGACAGAGAATGACAGGACTGAGTGGTACTTGATAGGACTGGGGAATGAAGTGGACATGCACACTGTGCATTTCCATGCTCAGAGCTTCATTTACaaa ATGAATCATTCTCATCGAGCTGATGTATACGACCTGTTCCCAGGAACATTTCAGACCATTGAGCTGACTGCAGGAAGTCCTGGGCAGTGGCTGCTTCACTGCCATGTGACCGACCACATCCATGCGGGCATGGAGGCCATTTTCACTGTTCATCCTAAAG GGTCAACAAAGTCACCAGGATCATCAAGGATTGGTGACAATATTCCAGCCAATG ccttcaGTCATTTTAGAAATCCATCGACTGTGATGATGTGTTTCCTTGGATTTGTCCTATCATACtttgtagcacactga